Proteins encoded together in one Telopea speciosissima isolate NSW1024214 ecotype Mountain lineage chromosome 6, Tspe_v1, whole genome shotgun sequence window:
- the LOC122665848 gene encoding uncharacterized protein LOC122665848 has protein sequence MIKTLNPQHTCVRDSNEINVSYKWVAEKLCEELKADPGMSREAMSAILLKRFGLQVSYMKLWRARKVAHEWNEGNHADSYAMLPSYARLVVQTNPGSMFILQYEDRLVDMSTNPIFKRCFVCYKACRDVAVDGNNSIFPLAFGVVEIEKKSSWRFFLDCLHDALGDASDDNTLTFMSDNQKGLAEIIGDLFPYSNIRCCSRHLYQNFKAKFPGSILRRYYWAASEASTLVLFQKAMDTIKSIDNAAYEWLNRKPHTLWSRHAFDLRCKNDSITNNVTESFNSWVGSLRSKPILSLLDSIRIKVMERLYNRYQKGCTYESMITPKVLHKIATVKEQSRHCHVYAFSPYEFEVAEKFVRKFVVDLEKRSCICRVWECTGVPCKHAAAAISYKRQIVEDYCDGCYSKQRYLVTYANMIHPLPNIQDLSKEGPQGVVQPPKLKRLPGRPHKNRRREPSEGAPADFRKRSRTVRCEKCKELGHNKRRCERAPVKEKGASSSNTSRPRKVVYGSSNNVMCFEVFVLCGSRLIGTI, from the exons ATGATAAAGACTCTTAACCCACAACATACATGTGTCAGAGATTCAAACGAAATCAATGTTTCATACAAGTGGGTTGCTGAGAAACTCTGTGAAGAGCTCAAGGCTGACCCAGGAATGTCAAGAGAAGCCATGTCAGCTATTTTGCTAAAAAGAtttggacttcaagtttcataCATGAAGCTGTGGAGGGCACGCAAGGTTGCCCATGAATGGAATGAAGGTAATCATGCAGATTCTTATGCAATGTTACCTAGCTATGCAAGGTTGGTTGTGCAAACAAATCCTGGTAGCATGTTCATACTTCAATATGAGGACAGACTAGTGGATATGTCAACTAATCCAATCTTCAAGAGATGTTTTGTATGTTACAAAGCATGTAGAGATGTAGCAGTTGATGGGAATAACTCTATATTCCCACTTGCATTTGGAGTGgtggaaattgaaaaaaaatccagttggaggttttttttggattgtttaCATGATGCTCTAGGGGATGCAAGTGATGACAACACATTAACTTTTATGTCAGATAACCAGAAG GGATTGGCAGAGATTATTGGTGACCTCTTCCCGTATTCTAATATTAGATGTTGTAGTAGACATCTATACCAGAACTTCAAGGCAAAGTTCCCTGGATCTATATTGAGAAGATATTATTGGGCAGCTTCTGAAGCATCTACTTTGGTTCTATTTCAAAAGGCAATGGATACCATTAAATCCATTGACAATGCAGCCTATGAGTGGTTGAATAGGAAACCACATACATTGTGGTCTAGGCATGCATTTGATTTGAGATGTAAGAATGATTCTATTACAAACAATGTCACTGAGAGTTTTAACAGTTGGGTTGGATCTTTGAGAAGCAAGCCAATATTGAGTTTACTTGACTCCATCAGGAttaaggtgatggagaggttaTACAATAGGTACCAAAAGGGTTGCACATATGAAAGTATGATCACCCCTAAGGTGTTGCACAAAATAGCAACTGTTAAAGAACAGTCCAGACATTGTCATGTCTATGCATTTTCTCCATATGAATTTGAAGTTGCAGAAAAGTTTGTGAGAAAGTTTGTggttgatttggaaaagagaagTTGTATATGTAGAGTATGGGAGTGTACTGGGGTGCCATGTAAGCATGCAGCTGCAGCAATCTCATACAAGAGACAGATTGTTGAAGATTACTGTGATGGATGTTACAGTAAGCAGAGGTACTTGGTGACATATGCGAATATGATCCATCCCCTCCCAAATATACAAGATTTGAGTAAAGAAGGTCCACAAGGTGTTGTGCAGCCTCCAAAACTGAAGAGATTACCAGGTAGACCTCATAAAAACAGGAGGAGGGAACCTAGTGAGGGAGCTCCAGCAGATTTTAGAAAGAGAAGTAGGACTGTGAGATGTGAAAAGTGTAAAGAACTTGGACATAACAAGAGGAGGTGCGAGAGAGCTCCAGTTAAGGAGAAGGGGGCATCTTCTTCTAATACTTCAAGGCCTAGAAAG GTTGTATATGGGTCTTCAAACAATGTCATGTGTTTTGAAGTTTTCGTACTTTGTGGAAGTAGGTTGATTGGAACAATTTAG
- the LOC122664858 gene encoding glutamine synthetase nodule isozyme-like, translated as MSLLNDLINLNLSDTTKEIIAEYIWIGGSGMDLRSKARTLPEPVNDPAKLPKWNYDGSSTDQAPGDDSEVILYPQAIFRDPFRRGKNIMVMCDAYTPAGEPIPTNKRFNAAKIFSNPAVIAEEPWYGIEQEYTLLQKDTNWPLGWPIGGFPGPQGPYYCGTGADKAFGRDIVDAHYKACLYAGISISGINGEVMPGQWEFQVGPVLGISSGDQLWMARYILERITEIAGVVLSFDPKPIKGDWNGAGAHTNYSTKSMRNDGGIEVIKKAIEKLGLRHKEHIAAYGEGNERRLTGRHETADINKFSWGVANRGASIRIGRDTEKAGKGYFEDRRPSSNMDPYVVTSMIAETTIL; from the exons ATGTCTCTCCTCAATGATCTCATCAACCTCAACCTCTCTGACACTACTAAGGAAATCATTGCTGAGTACATATG GATTGGAGGCTCTGGTATGGATTTGAGAAGCAAAGCAAGG ACACTGCCGGAGCCGGTGAATGACCCAGCGAAGCTTCCAAAATGGAATTACGATGGATCAAGCACCGACCAAGCTCCCGGAGACGACAGCGAAGTCATCTTATA TCCTCAGGCGATCTTCCGTGATCCATTCAGGAGAGGAAAGAATATCATG GTCATGTGCGATGCGTATACACCGGCGGGTGAACCGATTCCTACGAACAAACGGTTTAATGCTGCCAAGATCTTCAGTAATCCCGCTGTTATTGCCGAGGAGCCCTG GTATGGCATTGAACAGGAGTACACTCTCCTCCAAAAGGATACAAACTGGCCCCTTGGATGGCCAATTGGTGGCTTCCCTGGACCTCAG GGACCTTACTACTGTGGTACTGGAGCTGACAAAGCATTTGGGAGAGACATTGTAGATGCCCACTACAAAGCATGTCTCTATGCCGGAATTAGCATCAGTGGAATCAATGGTGAAGTCATGCCTGGACAG TGGGAATTCCAAGTTGGACCAGTTCTTGGGATTTCTTCTGGTGATCAACTATGGATGGCTCGCTACATTCTCGAG AGGATCACTGAAATTGCAGGAGTTGTTCTTTCATTTGACCCAAAACCAATCAAG GGAGACTGGAATGGTGCTGGTGCACACACAAACTACAG CACAAAATCAATGAGAAATGATGGTGGAATTGAAGTGATAAAGAAGGCTATTGAGAAGCTGGGTCTGCGACACAAGGAACATATCGCTGCTTATGGAGAGGGTAATGAGAGAAGATTGACAGGTCGCCATGAGACTGCTGATATCAATAAATTCTCTTGG GGTGTTGCAAACAGAGGTGCTTCTATCCGTATCGGTCGTGATACCGAAAAAGCTGGGAAAG GATATTTTGAGGATAGAAGGCCTTCATCAAACATGGATCCCTATGTGGTTACCTCCATGATTGCTGAAACCACCATTCTTTGA